The genomic interval ggcattgatttttttttttctatttaagtGCTTAAATCCCCATGATCAGTAATTTCTGTCGGATGCTTGAATGAAGTTGCAGAAAGAAAACAATCAAAATTTATCTGTATTTTTTGCTAACAGACCTTTTCTTCCTGTCCCAATCCACGAGCGCAAGCCACCAGAATTAATAGTATCTGCAAAAATGAGCAACTTGCATCATGAATATTAAATCAGAGGAAAAAACAAGATAAACTCAACAACTGCATGAATAAAAAGTCATTCTAGAAAGTGGTGTGTATTTACAAAATTTCACCTTCGCTAGACTCCACTGTTGCACACAAACCAGAATAACTATTGACCAGGGTCCCATTAGGATTCAATTCCCACATCTGTTGAAGACTCAAAAATCAATTTCTAACAGAatacacaaaaaaatatatatgtaaaaaatgCATATCTAAAtgttattgttggagatcctacgtcgactagagatgaggagaacatttcattgtatataagtggtgcaaacctcattccatgagctggttttatgaagttgagttaggcttaaagtccactttataATATGATACCAGAGTCATTTCAaacctatcctagcgagtgtttgttgagCCTATCGTGTCACCCACTATCGGGTCGcgcataatatgttatcccatgcacgagctgtcactctcggcatgagaggggtgtgttggagatcaaAAAACTTGCGAAAGTAATATTAAGATTGGAATAAAAGCGATGTGCACAGCACAAGCAAGATTATCTTTGAAATTGTATAAACCCCAGACAAGATTGCAAAAACTATGCACTGGAGCTACAAGCACCCTTGCAAAGCCTAAACATAGATTAAACATACCTGATTTGAATCCCACCTGCAGGGAGAAAATGTCCCTCTCTTGAACTCTTTAGAAGTGAGCTTGCGTTTCGGAGAAGCATCCAAGCAAAATTTTATTCTGCTTGGTGCAACTAAATGATGTTTCCCTTGATACATACTCACTTCATCTCTGTATCAGTATCCAATCACCAATTTCTGTTGTTAACAACATTATTATTCACATCAGGGTTAGGAAAAATGGAGAATAGAAAGATCAGCAAGATTACAATGGGAAGTAAAGTTCTCTTTTGTGCACACAGAAAGGGGCAAGATGCTTGTTTCCTAAACTCCTTTTCCAGCATATTCTTTCAAGATATTGGTTAAGGCTTTCACTAGCCCAACCCCTTGCCTTTGACTCGGTGCACCTTGTGAGGCCTAATGAATGCCTGaaagttgtttttatttctttggCACTTCTTCTCATACTAAGATCCTGATCTTCACTCTTCACACTTGTGATAAAAGGAAACTGCCAATGCAGCAAATAAATATGATACTAATTTGATGAAAATATTATTCCCTCCACCCCAAAAAATTTAGATGGCTCACATACCTCCATATTATTTGAGCTAAAAGAATTAATCTCGAGAAGGGTAGGATTTGTGATAATATCATATGTGGTAGGATCAATCTTCCGAACATCCCCACCATACATAAGGGGAGACTTTGCCATAGACCAAAGAGTCATCTGAGGGATAAAAAGGCATTCACTCAGTCTATTGATGATGCATATACAGTTGTAAGCAGATTAAAGTTAACACATGAATATATCAGAAAAAAACTTAGCTGTGCTTCTAGGAATACCTGCGTCTTCTTTTCTTCCGGATTGAGGTAACTAAACCTATGTGGACCTTCATTTGAACCTtccaaaaacaaagaaaaagtgaaaatgCAGTGTCATAAACATAATCCGTTTTCCTGTCAGTCTAAATTTAAACAGCTTGTGGCAATTTTCCACGATGAGATTACAGAACATCTTTTGAGTTTTCTAATCGACCAGTTTCAGTGAACCTGCAATGTCCTCATCATAGTAGAGTGAATGCTTAGAATGCCACAATATTCTGGTTTCATATTAATGAAAACTGAAGTAATTCTGGTAGTAGAATCGAGATACAAGTAGTGTATCGGAGAGCTCATATTATGAATCGTAAATTGTTTCGTTATTGTGAATCGTAAGattcataaacattaaaaaatttaatatatacttaaatatataagatatgtaTACATGCaagatacaataaattatatatatgtatatatataccaCACAATTTCACCAAAACAACCTCTATGGTGCATACAtgttattaaacaaattatgtctatctttttttatttactcattttttaaaatccacACTGATTCACACAATACGGAATCGTTTCGTTTCGGGATTTAACGATTCTTTGTGCGAATCACATGATACAACTAAGATTCAGGGACGAAAAAAATTCTTCACACGATTCGTATCGTGGGAGGGTGAAACTGAATCGTTTCGTACGATACGTATCGTGAATCGTAAGATACTAACTACTATTCAGTCTGTAACCACGTTGTTTATAGCTAACTGATTAAAAGAACAAGAGTTGTGataaaggaaagagaaaaagtaGCATCCCAGCCTCATTACCAGGATCAGTTAGCCATCCAAAGGGTAGCATGTCCAAATCAGGCCAGGATTTCCCCATTAAACCTTTATTTCCTATCATATTAGCATTTGAGAAATCCCTGATAGAATCAAATAAGTAAAATTGTATGATGTAATAATAATGGAATAACAGATAAGGGAttcagaaataaaataatagcgAGGTACTCTGAAGACAGATACAAATGTGTTGAAGTAAAATATAACGAAGTAACCACCTTGCAATATCAAAATGTGATTTGACATCCTTCCATGTATCCCAGTCATCTCCTGTTATACGATACATATTGACCAGTCCAATGACATCCTTGGCCATGGCTGGTGTCACACTAGTTCCTGGAGACAAAGAATATACAATGGGGCGATCAAACTCCTTGAGAACCTGGATTGAATGACACGTAATTAGTAGCCTCCAAAGGATCTTCCATGACATTACCAATCTCAGTTTTCAGATGAGAATAAGAGGGACAGAGGGTAGAAGAATTCCAGAATAATACCTCTGACACATAGCTTATTTCATTTAAATCAAAGTCATCCCCGAATACACAGTCATGTTTTACTGCATGGAAAGTAGAAAAGCTGTTAAAATAACTGCTAGTGGAAGGCATAACCCCTGAACTACATGCTATAGTTTTGAGTACTTTCCCTTGGTTTCTCACTTCAGCATAACCCCTGAATTAAAATATGAACAGATAGGCAATCTACAGTGATGTGATATgatatgaaaatattaattgaaGTTTATTTATAAGACCATTAAACACCTAGTCTACCTAATGAAGTGTCAACAATAATCTTAACAAAAAAAGGGTATACAACTATATCAGAAATAAATACAAATGCTTCACTCATCCAAACTTATTGGTGCAGATGCAATAAAACTTTGGAACTCTTCAAGATTTCTGTCAATGACATGAATTTGTTGTGATAGACCATTATAAAATTAGAATGTAAA from Phaseolus vulgaris cultivar G19833 chromosome 1, P. vulgaris v2.0, whole genome shotgun sequence carries:
- the LOC137815190 gene encoding uncharacterized protein — translated: MKCFSLSSISLFIFLSLCFESVWTQNVSESGRQEASIPPRGWNSYDSFSWTISEEEFLQSAGIVSQRLHGHGYEYVVVDYLWYRRKVEGAYHDSLGFDVIDEWGRMLPDPGRWPSSENGKGFAEVANQVHGMGLKFGIHVMRGISTQAVNANTPILDTKTGGAYQESGRVWYARDIAIPERACAWMPHGFMSVNTKLGAGKAFLRSLYEQYASWDVDFVKHDCVFGDDFDLNEISYVSEVLKEFDRPIVYSLSPGTSVTPAMAKDVIGLVNMYRITGDDWDTWKDVKSHFDIARDFSNANMIGNKGLMGKSWPDLDMLPFGWLTDPGSNEGPHRFSYLNPEEKKTQMTLWSMAKSPLMYGGDVRKIDPTTYDIITNPTLLEINSFSSNNMEFPFITSVKSEDQDLSMRRSAKEIKTTFRHSLGLTRCTESKARGWASESLNQYLERICWKRSLGNKHLAPFCVHKRELYFPLDEVSMYQGKHHLVAPSRIKFCLDASPKRKLTSKEFKRGTFSPCRWDSNQMWELNPNGTLVNSYSGLCATVESSEDTINSGGLRSWIGTGRKGEVYIAFFNLSEQKTVISAQASDLAKFLPGRDLSSCEGSEVWSGDAVEITEGTLSQTVEMHGSALIVLNCN